One window of Saccharopolyspora phatthalungensis genomic DNA carries:
- a CDS encoding LCP family protein: MEDRPRWPGGPQGQPGRPVPPRGPGSAGRPGAGGGTPPSGRRGGAAPPPGGPGRRPAQSDARRRPATRSGQEQSPPEADVWERRRKHRGARNTGRALVALLSVLVLTTTGFGWAMFRPGAGGTSTADVIGNKLSAPDGATDILLIGNDSRTDAFGNPLPEEVLQKLRTTQEGGDLTDAMILVRIPNGGQSASAISFPRDTLVDIGLGQGKTKLTETMNRGKDAELTKLKKQGITDQKELEEKSRLAGKQLLLKTIENITGVSIDHYAEVNLLGFAEVTQAIGGVEVCLNQATKDSYSGANFQKGVQTIEGADALAFVRQRHGLINELERGKRQQVFMSALARKVMSSGTLTNPAKLTNLVNAIQKSVILDPALANDILGFAQQMQGVSGGDVQFYGAPVHLVGPSGEEEVTINIPEVRQFAADLLLPPTERQQKQAVQKAREAVSVSVYNSSGVSGLAARVLDEVSGQGFQAGGSSNADTMDRSVIYYAAGEEAAAQQVAGFLGGLPTEARSSVKSGSIQVYLGKDYKGPGTQNFAGGQTVRLDGVARQAAPLPAQTSADDETPITAEGVPCVN, encoded by the coding sequence GTGGAGGACCGGCCGAGGTGGCCAGGCGGCCCGCAGGGACAGCCCGGCAGACCCGTTCCGCCCCGCGGACCCGGCAGTGCGGGGCGGCCGGGGGCCGGCGGCGGAACCCCGCCGAGCGGTCGCCGCGGCGGCGCGGCCCCGCCACCCGGTGGGCCGGGCCGCAGGCCAGCGCAGAGTGATGCTCGACGCCGTCCCGCCACTCGATCCGGGCAGGAGCAGTCTCCGCCAGAAGCCGACGTTTGGGAGCGGCGACGCAAGCACCGGGGCGCGCGCAACACCGGTCGCGCGCTGGTCGCGCTGCTGTCCGTATTGGTGCTAACCACCACCGGGTTCGGCTGGGCGATGTTCCGGCCCGGTGCCGGCGGCACCTCCACGGCCGACGTCATCGGCAACAAGCTCAGCGCCCCCGACGGTGCCACCGACATCCTGCTGATCGGCAACGACAGCCGCACCGACGCCTTCGGCAACCCGCTGCCCGAGGAGGTGCTGCAGAAACTGCGCACCACTCAGGAAGGCGGCGACCTCACCGACGCCATGATCCTGGTGCGCATCCCCAACGGCGGCCAGAGCGCCAGCGCGATCTCCTTCCCCCGCGACACCCTCGTCGACATCGGCCTCGGACAGGGCAAGACCAAGCTCACCGAGACGATGAACCGGGGCAAGGACGCCGAGCTGACCAAGCTGAAGAAGCAGGGCATCACCGATCAGAAGGAACTTGAGGAGAAGTCCCGGCTGGCTGGAAAGCAGTTGCTGCTCAAGACGATCGAGAACATCACTGGCGTCAGCATCGACCACTACGCCGAGGTGAACCTGCTCGGCTTCGCCGAGGTCACCCAGGCCATCGGCGGCGTCGAGGTCTGCTTGAACCAGGCCACCAAGGACAGCTACTCCGGCGCGAATTTCCAGAAGGGTGTGCAGACGATCGAGGGCGCCGACGCACTCGCCTTCGTGCGGCAGCGGCACGGCCTGATCAACGAGCTGGAACGCGGCAAGCGCCAGCAGGTCTTCATGTCCGCGCTCGCCCGCAAGGTCATGTCCTCCGGCACGCTGACCAACCCGGCGAAGTTGACCAACCTGGTCAACGCCATCCAGAAGTCGGTCATCCTGGACCCCGCGCTGGCCAACGACATCCTCGGTTTCGCCCAGCAGATGCAGGGCGTCAGCGGCGGCGACGTGCAGTTCTACGGTGCCCCGGTGCACCTGGTCGGCCCGTCCGGGGAGGAAGAGGTCACGATCAACATTCCCGAGGTCCGGCAGTTCGCCGCAGACCTTCTGCTGCCGCCGACCGAACGGCAGCAGAAGCAGGCCGTCCAGAAGGCCCGCGAGGCCGTCTCGGTCAGCGTCTACAACTCCTCCGGGGTCAGCGGACTGGCCGCGCGGGTCCTCGACGAGGTCTCCGGGCAGGGCTTCCAGGCCGGTGGCAGTTCCAACGCCGACACCATGGACCGCTCGGTGATTTACTACGCGGCCGGCGAAGAGGCGGCGGCCCAGCAGGTCGCGGGCTTTCTCGGCGGCCTGCCAACCGAGGCGCGCAGCAGCGTCAAGTCCGGCAGCATCCAGGTCTACCTGGGCAAGGACTACAAGGGGCCGGGCACGCAGAACTTCGCGGGCGGCCAGACCGTTCGGCTCGACGGCGTTGCGCGCCAAGCGGCCCCGCTCCCGGCTCAGACTTCGGCCGACGACGAGACCCCCATCACGGCGGAGGGCGTGCCCTGCGTGAACTGA
- a CDS encoding IS1634 family transposase, which translates to MRARPLPQPMVFGGPSVEKMLGALPVVADYCGRLDLAGIIDRACPVRDVAILSHGQVIEALVANRLTSPTPLLRVTDWARAWAVEEVLGIDPARLNDDRIARALDAIAPELDRIVGSVGARAISAFGLDVSRLHWDMTSISLYGAYEQTDPGYAAPRFGHPKDRRPDLKQVQAGLAVTGDGGIPVLHRGYDGGAGEVAQVVGAMTALKNLAGPRDFLLVGDSKLISYGNLHAMVTAGVRFIAPASKLYVRAAELAALDPQAATVVDYVAGRDTGKPADRRGAWRVMEDTLSLPGKRKTDPVLRLRRVFVHSTARATAAMAARAKKLDRARGDLDRVVRGLGSRHYPSEHAVTDRVTTIARTRRVKTYLRTQVGTDPVTGKPTLTWWFDQTALDAEASTDGWYALLTNLPATVTAAEVLTRYKGQEVVERRYSAFKGPLAVAPMFLKTNRRIAALLTVICLALLVFCLIERAVRTAIAPEVRMAGLYPGQKAKPTGRLIFQALSELRLIPATTGQPATIPQPGPVQTRLLNLLAVDPTRPP; encoded by the coding sequence GTTGCCGGTGGTGGCCGACTACTGCGGCAGGTTGGACCTGGCCGGGATTATCGACCGGGCCTGCCCGGTGCGTGATGTGGCGATCCTGTCGCATGGGCAGGTGATCGAGGCGTTGGTGGCGAATCGGTTGACCTCGCCGACGCCGTTGTTGCGGGTCACCGATTGGGCGCGGGCATGGGCGGTGGAGGAAGTGCTGGGTATCGACCCCGCCAGGCTCAATGACGACCGGATCGCCCGCGCGTTGGACGCGATCGCCCCGGAGCTGGACCGGATCGTGGGATCGGTGGGGGCGCGAGCGATCTCGGCGTTCGGGCTGGATGTGTCCCGGTTGCATTGGGATATGACGTCGATCTCGCTGTATGGCGCATACGAACAGACCGATCCCGGCTACGCCGCACCACGATTCGGGCACCCGAAAGACCGTCGCCCGGATCTCAAGCAGGTCCAGGCCGGACTGGCGGTCACCGGCGACGGCGGGATACCGGTGCTGCATCGTGGCTACGACGGCGGCGCGGGAGAGGTCGCCCAGGTAGTGGGGGCGATGACCGCGCTGAAAAACCTTGCCGGGCCACGGGATTTTCTGTTGGTGGGGGACTCGAAGCTGATCTCCTACGGCAACCTGCACGCCATGGTCACCGCGGGCGTGAGATTCATCGCCCCGGCATCCAAGCTCTACGTCCGCGCCGCCGAGTTGGCCGCACTCGACCCGCAGGCGGCCACGGTTGTGGATTACGTAGCTGGACGGGACACCGGTAAACCAGCCGATCGCCGCGGCGCCTGGCGGGTCATGGAGGACACACTGAGCCTGCCCGGCAAGCGCAAGACCGACCCGGTACTGCGGCTGCGACGGGTGTTCGTGCACTCCACCGCCCGAGCGACGGCTGCCATGGCGGCACGGGCGAAGAAACTCGACCGGGCCCGCGGCGACCTCGACCGGGTCGTGCGTGGCCTGGGGTCGCGGCACTACCCGAGTGAGCACGCCGTCACCGACCGGGTCACCACCATCGCCCGCACCCGCCGTGTCAAGACCTACCTGCGCACCCAGGTCGGCACCGACCCCGTCACCGGTAAACCCACCCTGACGTGGTGGTTCGATCAGACCGCGCTGGATGCCGAGGCCTCCACCGACGGCTGGTACGCCCTGTTGACCAACCTGCCCGCCACCGTCACCGCCGCCGAGGTCCTCACCCGCTACAAGGGCCAGGAAGTGGTGGAACGCCGCTACTCGGCGTTCAAGGGCCCCCTGGCGGTGGCACCGATGTTCCTCAAGACCAACCGGCGCATCGCCGCCCTGCTCACCGTGATCTGTCTCGCCCTTCTCGTCTTCTGCCTGATCGAACGCGCCGTGCGGACCGCGATCGCTCCGGAGGTCAGGATGGCCGGCCTGTATCCCGGTCAGAAAGCCAAACCCACCGGCCGCTTGATCTTCCAGGCCCTGTCCGAACTCCGGCTGATCCCCGCCACCACCGGCCAACCCGCGACCATCCCGCAACCCGGGCCGGTCCAGACCCGACTACTCAACCTGCTTGCCGTCGATCCCACCCGACCGCCATGA
- a CDS encoding LCP family protein, with protein MGEPEQEPEAAGSTGPHRTGIRIAGRSVLALVSAAVLALTAIGWIVVDRLSDVSSAKVLADVPQAPSSDDGATDVLLVGSDSRTDAQGNPLPETVLKQLRTEAAGGLNTDSLVVIRIPNNTAQPTAVSIPRDTYTDVPGGRPEKINAVYGLTKGATAERLRAGGMPEPEVEHAARLAGQRALVQTVQNLTGVRIDHYAEINLLGFFELTEAVGGVDVCLQRATSDKDSGAEFAAGRHTISGGDALAFVRQRHGLPRGDLDRIVRQQSFMAGLASKVLSTGTLTDPAMIKDLVAATRRAVVLDDKWDALGFVQQMQELAAGRVTFLTLPVTDTGTRDDRGQFIINVEPRVAQDFFAKLTVAPAPEAPRLVSAPRLRLDGTAHREQPITSDGGIPCVN; from the coding sequence GTGGGCGAACCGGAACAGGAACCGGAAGCTGCGGGGTCGACCGGTCCGCATCGGACCGGGATCCGCATCGCCGGCCGAAGCGTGCTGGCGCTGGTTTCGGCCGCGGTGCTCGCCCTTACCGCCATTGGTTGGATCGTGGTGGACCGGCTCAGCGACGTCAGTTCGGCCAAGGTCCTCGCGGACGTGCCGCAGGCGCCGTCCTCCGACGACGGCGCGACGGACGTGCTGCTGGTCGGCAGCGACAGCCGCACCGACGCACAGGGCAATCCGCTGCCGGAAACCGTGTTAAAGCAGCTTCGCACCGAGGCGGCCGGGGGCCTGAACACCGACAGCCTCGTGGTGATCCGGATTCCGAACAACACGGCACAGCCAACGGCGGTCTCCATTCCGCGCGACACCTACACCGACGTGCCGGGTGGCCGTCCGGAGAAGATCAACGCCGTCTACGGGCTGACCAAGGGCGCTACCGCGGAGCGGCTACGCGCCGGCGGCATGCCGGAGCCGGAGGTCGAGCACGCCGCCCGGCTGGCCGGGCAGCGTGCGCTGGTGCAGACCGTGCAGAACCTCACCGGGGTGCGCATCGACCACTACGCGGAAATCAACCTGCTCGGATTCTTCGAGCTCACCGAGGCCGTTGGCGGGGTTGACGTCTGTCTGCAACGGGCCACCAGCGACAAGGACTCCGGCGCCGAGTTCGCCGCCGGGCGGCACACCATTTCCGGCGGCGACGCGCTGGCGTTCGTGCGGCAGCGGCACGGCCTGCCGCGCGGCGACCTGGACCGGATCGTGCGTCAGCAGTCGTTCATGGCCGGACTGGCCAGCAAGGTGCTGTCCACCGGCACGCTCACGGACCCGGCGATGATCAAAGATCTGGTGGCGGCCACCCGCCGTGCCGTGGTGCTCGACGATAAGTGGGACGCACTCGGTTTCGTGCAGCAGATGCAGGAACTCGCCGCGGGGCGGGTCACGTTCTTGACGCTGCCGGTGACCGACACCGGAACCCGCGACGACCGGGGGCAGTTCATCATCAACGTCGAACCTCGCGTGGCGCAGGACTTCTTCGCCAAGTTGACGGTGGCACCGGCCCCGGAAGCACCGCGGCTGGTTTCGGCGCCGCGGTTGCGGCTGGACGGCACCGCGCACCGCGAGCAGCCGATCACCTCCGATGGCGGGATCCCCTGCGTCAACTAG
- a CDS encoding glycosyltransferase, which translates to MSDRSNLPLVSVIVVNYRGADDTMTCLRALREELDYPSDRLEVICVDNASGDGSAEQIRAAAPEVRLIESDTNLGFAGGCNLAARNAGGQVLAFLNNDAKPDRAWVRAAVAVLRSEPTVGAVASKVLDWEGRHIDFVDGGLTWFGMGYKRHAGEVDDGSHDAARDVLFGTGSALFVRAELFAALDGFDERFFMFYEDVDLGWRLNLRGWRVRYEPRSLTFHRHHASMAEVSSAREHYLLERNALAALYKNVSDETLAKALPAAMALSVRRATARGEIDPTQLEITKRGDREDDNPVPIDRSALAGMLAIDQFVELLPSLKQSREEEQQARVRTDADLVPLMRKAMEPAYPLPRYLAAHDALVEAFELDAVFGRPRKVVVITGDAVTERMAGPAIRAWHMSEVLAAEHEVRLVSVNALVSPPESDFEVVAAKPRELGAHVDWADVVVLQGHVLEMVPALKHVDSTKIVVCDVYDPMHLELLEQGRDTDDERRAKDLVGVTKVLNTQLRRGDFFLCASERQRHFWLGHLASLGRLTPGLYDNDPTVRSLLSVVPFGLPSVPPRRTGPAIKGNRSGIAAEDKVVLWAGGVYSWFDPLTLLHAMHRLSQQHNDVRLFFLGMKHPNPDVPEMDMAERTRGLARRLGLTDKFVFFNETWVPYGERQNYLLDADCGVTTHFEHVETTFAFRTRVLDYLWSGLPVVTTDGDSFADLVRAQGIGVVVPAEDPDALAAALEKALYDEEFAAECRRRIAPVRERFAWESVLAPLTEFCRDPRPAADRLDASAPLVRSPRLNRADTVRRDISLLREYLDAGGPLEVAKRATGRLRRLAGERFRGR; encoded by the coding sequence TTGTCCGACCGCAGCAACCTGCCCCTGGTGTCGGTGATCGTGGTCAACTACCGCGGCGCGGACGACACCATGACCTGCCTGCGCGCGCTGCGCGAAGAGCTCGACTACCCGTCCGACCGGCTGGAGGTGATCTGCGTCGACAACGCCTCCGGTGACGGCAGCGCCGAACAGATCCGGGCCGCCGCGCCAGAGGTTCGGCTGATCGAGTCGGACACCAACCTCGGCTTCGCCGGCGGATGCAACCTCGCGGCCCGCAACGCGGGCGGCCAGGTGCTGGCCTTCCTCAACAACGACGCCAAGCCGGACCGAGCCTGGGTGCGGGCAGCCGTCGCGGTGCTGCGATCGGAACCGACGGTGGGCGCGGTCGCCAGCAAGGTCCTGGACTGGGAAGGCCGGCACATCGACTTCGTCGACGGCGGGCTGACCTGGTTCGGCATGGGCTACAAGCGGCACGCGGGCGAAGTCGACGACGGCTCGCACGACGCGGCCCGCGACGTGTTGTTCGGAACGGGTTCGGCGCTGTTCGTGCGCGCCGAGCTGTTCGCCGCGCTCGACGGCTTCGACGAGCGCTTCTTCATGTTCTACGAGGACGTCGACCTCGGCTGGCGATTGAACCTGCGCGGCTGGCGGGTCCGCTACGAGCCGCGTTCGCTGACTTTCCACCGGCACCACGCATCGATGGCCGAGGTGTCCTCGGCCCGGGAGCACTACCTGCTAGAGCGCAACGCGCTAGCCGCCCTGTACAAGAACGTCTCCGACGAGACCCTGGCGAAGGCACTGCCCGCCGCGATGGCGCTGTCCGTGCGGCGAGCCACCGCGCGCGGCGAGATCGACCCGACGCAGCTGGAGATCACCAAGCGCGGCGACCGCGAGGACGACAACCCGGTTCCGATCGACCGTTCCGCGCTGGCCGGGATGCTGGCCATCGACCAGTTCGTCGAGCTGCTGCCATCGCTGAAGCAGTCCCGGGAAGAGGAGCAGCAGGCGCGCGTGCGCACCGACGCGGACCTGGTGCCGCTGATGCGCAAGGCGATGGAGCCCGCCTACCCGCTGCCGCGCTACCTGGCCGCGCACGACGCCCTGGTCGAGGCGTTCGAGCTGGACGCGGTCTTCGGCCGACCCCGCAAGGTCGTGGTGATCACCGGCGATGCGGTCACCGAGCGGATGGCCGGCCCGGCGATCCGCGCGTGGCACATGTCCGAGGTCCTCGCCGCCGAGCACGAGGTGCGGTTGGTCAGCGTCAACGCCCTGGTCAGCCCGCCGGAGTCGGACTTCGAGGTGGTCGCGGCGAAACCGCGCGAACTCGGCGCGCACGTCGACTGGGCGGACGTCGTGGTGCTGCAGGGCCACGTGCTGGAAATGGTGCCGGCCCTCAAGCACGTCGACTCCACCAAGATCGTGGTGTGCGACGTCTACGACCCGATGCACCTGGAGCTGCTGGAGCAGGGTCGCGACACCGACGACGAGCGCCGCGCGAAGGACCTGGTCGGGGTGACCAAGGTCCTCAACACCCAATTACGGCGCGGGGATTTCTTCCTCTGCGCCTCGGAACGGCAGCGGCACTTCTGGCTGGGCCACCTGGCCTCGCTGGGGCGACTGACGCCCGGGCTGTACGACAACGACCCGACGGTCCGCTCGCTGCTTTCGGTCGTGCCGTTCGGCCTGCCGTCGGTGCCGCCGCGCCGCACCGGCCCGGCGATCAAGGGCAACCGGTCGGGCATCGCGGCCGAAGACAAGGTCGTGCTGTGGGCCGGCGGTGTCTACAGCTGGTTCGACCCGCTGACGCTGCTGCACGCGATGCACCGGCTTTCCCAACAGCACAACGATGTCCGGCTGTTCTTCCTCGGCATGAAACACCCGAACCCGGACGTGCCGGAGATGGACATGGCCGAGCGGACGCGCGGTCTGGCCCGCCGGCTCGGGCTGACCGACAAGTTCGTGTTCTTCAACGAGACCTGGGTGCCCTATGGGGAACGGCAGAACTACCTGCTTGATGCGGACTGCGGTGTCACCACGCACTTCGAGCACGTGGAGACGACCTTCGCGTTCCGCACCCGCGTGCTGGACTACCTGTGGTCCGGGCTGCCGGTGGTGACCACCGACGGCGACTCGTTCGCCGATCTGGTGCGCGCGCAGGGCATCGGGGTCGTGGTGCCCGCCGAAGACCCGGACGCGCTGGCCGCAGCGCTGGAGAAAGCGCTCTACGACGAGGAATTCGCCGCCGAGTGCCGACGCCGGATCGCCCCGGTCCGCGAGCGGTTCGCCTGGGAATCGGTGCTGGCGCCGCTGACCGAGTTCTGCCGCGACCCGCGACCCGCCGCGGACCGGCTCGACGCGAGCGCGCCGCTCGTGCGCAGCCCGCGACTGAACCGCGCCGACACGGTGCGCCGGGACATCTCGCTGCTGCGCGAGTATCTCGACGCGGGCGGACCGCTGGAGGTCGCGAAGCGGGCGACCGGTCGGCTTCGGCGGCTCGCCGGTGAGCGGTTCCGTGGCCGCTGA
- the rfbB gene encoding dTDP-glucose 4,6-dehydratase, producing MRILVTGGAGFIGSHYVRQLLGGAYPAFAGADVIVLDKLTYAGNEANLTPVADSSQLKFVHGDICDRELVAGLLDGVDVVVHFAAETHVDRSITGSDAFVITNVVGTNVLLQAALDAEVAKFVHVSTDEVYGTIDVGSWPEDHVLQPNSPYSAAKAGSDLLARAYHRTHGLPVCITRCSNNYGPYQFPEKVLPLFITNLMDGVPVPLYGDGLNVRDWLHVSDHCRGIQLVAESGRAGEIYNIGGGTELTNKELTERLLAEMGQDWSMVRPVADRKGHDRRYSVDHGKIVRELGYAPEVDFATGLREMVRWYRENRGWWEPLKARSGVAK from the coding sequence ATGCGGATTCTGGTCACCGGTGGAGCCGGTTTCATCGGCTCGCACTACGTTCGGCAGTTGCTCGGCGGCGCCTACCCCGCGTTCGCCGGAGCCGATGTGATCGTCCTCGACAAGCTCACCTACGCGGGCAACGAGGCGAATCTGACGCCGGTCGCGGACAGTTCGCAGTTGAAGTTCGTGCACGGCGACATCTGCGACCGCGAACTGGTCGCCGGCCTGCTCGACGGTGTGGACGTGGTCGTGCATTTCGCCGCCGAAACCCACGTGGACCGCTCGATCACCGGCTCGGATGCCTTCGTGATCACCAACGTCGTCGGCACGAACGTGCTGCTGCAGGCCGCGCTCGACGCCGAGGTCGCAAAGTTCGTGCACGTGTCCACCGATGAGGTCTACGGCACCATCGACGTCGGCTCTTGGCCCGAGGACCACGTGCTGCAGCCGAATTCGCCGTACTCGGCCGCGAAGGCGGGCTCGGACCTGTTGGCCCGCGCCTACCACCGCACGCACGGCCTGCCGGTGTGCATCACCCGCTGCTCCAACAACTACGGGCCCTATCAGTTCCCGGAAAAGGTGCTGCCGCTGTTCATCACGAACCTAATGGACGGCGTCCCGGTGCCGCTCTACGGCGACGGGCTCAACGTGCGGGACTGGCTGCACGTCAGCGACCACTGCCGGGGCATCCAGCTGGTGGCCGAATCCGGGCGCGCCGGCGAGATCTACAACATCGGCGGCGGTACCGAGCTGACCAACAAGGAGCTGACCGAGCGGCTGCTGGCCGAGATGGGGCAGGACTGGTCGATGGTGCGGCCGGTCGCCGACCGCAAGGGCCACGACCGCCGCTACTCGGTGGACCACGGCAAGATCGTCCGCGAACTGGGGTATGCGCCGGAGGTCGACTTCGCGACGGGGTTGCGCGAAATGGTCCGCTGGTATCGGGAGAACCGCGGCTGGTGGGAGCCGCTGAAAGCCCGGTCGGGGGTGGCGAAATGA
- a CDS encoding glycosyltransferase family 4 protein — MAADLRVLLDGTPLLGRRTGIGRYTASLLGELASLVDARVFGLTTRGWRDLRSLVPNGTRAVGPPIPARVLRMLWRRGAFAPVELLAGPARVVHGTNFVLPPSIRAGGVVTVHDLAFLDDPLLADRDLPQLVRSSVRRARALCTPTAAVADAVSTRLDVPRDKIVVTPLGVDPEWFSATPMSSELRCRYGLPAEYLLFVGAEGPRKGLPGLLEAHGDDLPPLVIAGPGDAGSHNGVIRTGYLPDEHLRRLVAGAGALVLPSRDEGFGLPALEALACGTPVVCSDIPALREVTAEQAILFPYGDPTALREALHRALTNPPDAETARTLAKTFSWRTCAERTIGAYQRAAWGAG, encoded by the coding sequence GTGGCCGCTGACCTGCGCGTCCTGCTGGACGGTACCCCGCTGCTCGGCCGACGCACCGGAATCGGGCGCTACACCGCGTCCCTGCTCGGCGAGCTCGCGTCTCTCGTGGACGCGCGGGTGTTCGGGCTCACTACCCGCGGCTGGCGCGACCTGCGCTCGCTGGTCCCGAACGGAACGCGCGCTGTAGGACCGCCGATCCCGGCACGAGTACTGCGCATGCTGTGGCGGCGCGGTGCTTTCGCGCCGGTTGAGCTGCTGGCCGGCCCGGCCCGCGTGGTTCACGGCACGAACTTCGTGCTGCCGCCGTCGATCCGCGCGGGCGGCGTGGTGACCGTGCACGATCTGGCGTTCCTGGACGACCCGTTGTTGGCCGATCGCGATTTGCCGCAGCTTGTGCGGAGTTCGGTGCGACGGGCGCGAGCGTTGTGCACGCCGACGGCAGCAGTGGCCGACGCGGTCAGTACGCGTCTCGACGTCCCGCGAGACAAGATCGTGGTGACCCCGCTCGGTGTCGATCCGGAATGGTTCTCGGCGACGCCGATGAGCTCCGAGCTCCGGTGCCGATATGGGCTGCCGGCCGAGTATTTGCTGTTCGTCGGCGCCGAAGGCCCCCGCAAGGGATTGCCGGGACTGCTGGAGGCCCACGGCGATGACCTGCCACCGCTGGTCATCGCGGGCCCTGGTGACGCGGGCAGCCACAATGGGGTGATCCGCACCGGTTACCTCCCCGACGAGCACTTGCGCCGCCTGGTCGCCGGGGCCGGCGCGCTCGTCTTGCCCTCCCGCGACGAGGGTTTCGGCCTACCCGCGCTGGAAGCCCTGGCCTGCGGCACGCCGGTGGTGTGCTCGGACATCCCAGCGCTGCGCGAAGTCACGGCCGAGCAGGCGATCCTGTTTCCCTACGGGGATCCAACGGCGCTGCGGGAAGCCCTTCACCGAGCCCTGACCAACCCACCAGATGCGGAAACCGCCCGCACCCTGGCGAAAACCTTCAGCTGGCGAACCTGCGCCGAAAGAACGATCGGCGCATACCAACGCGCGGCGTGGGGGGCGGGGTGA
- the rfbD gene encoding dTDP-4-dehydrorhamnose reductase produces the protein MSRLAVLVPGGRGQLGSELTRILGARAESLVHAPGSKELDITDDGAVTDAVDSFAETARDAELRPVVINAAAYTQVDAAESDARRAARINAKGAAALAQACRDSGLPLVHVSTDYVFPGDETRPYEPTDQTGPRCVYGRTKLEGERAVLESGARAWVVRTAWVYGARGGNFVKSIARLASERDSLSVVDDQVGSPTWAADLAHGLLELAERIGRRQGPDEKVLHCTNSGSATWFEFARAIFGELGLDPARVTPCTTADFPRPAHRPAYSVLSDAAWRRAGLTPLRSWQEALNAAFTTDGEAFRARARPENG, from the coding sequence ATGAGCCGCCTCGCCGTCCTGGTGCCCGGCGGACGCGGCCAACTGGGTTCGGAGCTGACGCGCATCCTCGGCGCGCGCGCCGAATCGCTGGTGCACGCGCCGGGTTCGAAAGAACTGGACATCACCGATGACGGGGCGGTCACCGACGCGGTGGACTCCTTCGCCGAGACGGCGCGAGACGCCGAGCTGCGGCCGGTGGTGATCAATGCCGCGGCCTACACACAGGTGGACGCTGCCGAGTCCGATGCGCGACGGGCGGCCCGGATCAACGCCAAAGGCGCCGCCGCGTTGGCGCAAGCGTGCCGGGACAGTGGTCTTCCCCTGGTGCACGTGTCGACCGACTATGTGTTCCCCGGCGATGAGACGCGACCGTACGAGCCGACGGATCAAACCGGGCCGCGTTGCGTGTACGGGCGCACGAAGCTCGAAGGCGAACGAGCGGTGCTGGAATCCGGCGCCCGGGCCTGGGTGGTGCGCACCGCGTGGGTCTACGGCGCGCGCGGTGGGAACTTCGTGAAGTCGATAGCCCGCCTGGCGAGCGAGCGCGACTCACTGTCCGTTGTGGACGATCAGGTCGGTTCGCCGACCTGGGCGGCGGATCTGGCGCACGGCCTGCTGGAACTGGCTGAGCGGATCGGCCGGCGCCAAGGACCGGACGAGAAGGTCCTGCACTGCACGAATTCCGGCAGCGCGACCTGGTTCGAGTTCGCCCGGGCGATTTTCGGGGAGCTCGGCCTGGACCCGGCCCGGGTGACCCCCTGCACGACGGCGGACTTTCCCCGCCCCGCTCACCGCCCGGCGTACTCGGTCCTGTCCGACGCGGCTTGGCGGCGGGCCGGCCTAACGCCGCTTCGTTCCTGGCAGGAAGCCCTGAACGCGGCTTTCACCACCGACGGCGAAGCCTTCCGGGCGAGGGCCCGGCCCGAAAATGGGTGA